In Luteolibacter rhizosphaerae, the following proteins share a genomic window:
- a CDS encoding DUF1573 domain-containing protein, translating to MGKFLALLLVAASPLAAGPLTFDKTAKEVDVPFEATSTFVDFSFKNTGSETVVIDRAQSDCPCISSAIKGGLVIAPGGEGTIRATMDTKALTGVVDKTIGVWLKGDSLQPSQLLKMKAKIPDLVTVEPKAVIWEIGDAPEPKKVTVTMNPATMPIHVTSLTGADGSFKHEWKEIEKGRKYEITITPVSTDGHRNGVLHLDTDCTYQRHRSHGIFAVVKGKVKKP from the coding sequence CACCTTCGACAAAACCGCGAAGGAAGTGGATGTCCCCTTTGAAGCCACCTCCACCTTCGTGGACTTCAGCTTCAAGAACACCGGCAGCGAGACGGTCGTCATCGATCGCGCCCAGAGCGACTGCCCCTGCATCTCCAGCGCCATCAAGGGCGGACTGGTCATCGCCCCCGGCGGTGAAGGCACGATCCGCGCGACCATGGACACGAAGGCGCTTACCGGCGTGGTGGATAAGACCATTGGCGTCTGGCTGAAGGGCGACAGTCTCCAGCCCTCCCAGCTGCTGAAGATGAAGGCGAAGATTCCCGATCTCGTCACCGTCGAGCCCAAGGCCGTGATCTGGGAGATCGGCGACGCTCCGGAGCCGAAAAAGGTGACCGTGACCATGAATCCTGCCACGATGCCGATCCACGTGACTTCGCTGACCGGTGCGGACGGTTCCTTCAAACACGAGTGGAAGGAGATCGAAAAAGGCCGGAAATACGAGATCACGATCACCCCGGTTTCAACCGATGGCCATCGCAACGGCGTGTTGCATCTGGATACCGACTGCACCTACCAGCGCCACCGCTCGCACGGAATCTTCGCGGTGGTGAAGGGCAAGGTGAAGAAGCCCTGA